From a single Anaerolineales bacterium genomic region:
- a CDS encoding HAMP domain-containing sensor histidine kinase, with the protein MMNGGMMGGQDSMSQLYVDFRASFNEALLYAALTATIAALALSFLFSRSVVAPVLAMSHATQRIADGRYDERLQVTGTDELAQLATRFNQMAERLDQVESMRRRLIGDVSHELRTPLTAIKGSMEGLMDGVLPANEETFQQIHFEADRLNHLVDDLQELSRVEARADQLDLRPLDVSSLVQTVTKRLAPQAQSKRIALDFDLTPVLPPVLVDEDRAIQILTNLTGNALQYTSEGGRITISAKRISDEIQISVSDTGVGIPPEHLPHIFDRFYRVDKSRSRQAGGGSGIGLTIARALVEANGGRIWAESAGVGDGSAFTFTLPIAK; encoded by the coding sequence ATGATGAATGGCGGAATGATGGGCGGGCAGGATTCGATGTCACAGTTGTACGTTGATTTTCGCGCCAGTTTCAATGAAGCGTTGCTGTATGCGGCGCTGACCGCGACCATTGCCGCGCTGGCACTCAGTTTTCTTTTCAGTCGAAGTGTCGTCGCGCCTGTGCTGGCAATGTCTCATGCCACACAACGCATCGCTGACGGGCGTTACGATGAACGCCTGCAAGTGACCGGTACGGATGAACTTGCGCAGCTAGCGACGCGCTTCAATCAAATGGCAGAGCGGCTCGATCAGGTTGAGTCCATGCGGCGGCGTTTGATCGGCGATGTCAGTCATGAACTGCGCACGCCGCTGACCGCCATCAAGGGTTCGATGGAAGGGTTGATGGATGGTGTGTTACCTGCCAACGAGGAAACCTTTCAACAGATTCACTTCGAGGCGGATCGTCTTAATCATCTTGTGGATGACTTGCAGGAACTCAGCCGCGTCGAAGCCCGCGCCGATCAATTGGATCTTCGCCCATTGGATGTTTCCTCCCTCGTACAAACGGTGACCAAACGACTCGCGCCGCAAGCCCAATCCAAACGCATCGCTCTGGACTTTGACCTGACTCCCGTCCTTCCGCCTGTTCTTGTCGACGAAGATCGCGCCATTCAGATCCTGACCAATCTGACGGGCAACGCGTTGCAATACACATCTGAAGGTGGAAGGATTACGATCTCGGCGAAGCGAATCAGCGATGAAATTCAAATCTCTGTCAGTGATACAGGCGTTGGCATTCCACCTGAGCATTTACCTCACATCTTCGACCGTTTCTACCGCGTGGACAAATCCCGCTCACGTCAGGCGGGCGGCGGGAGCGGCATCGGCTTGACGATCGCACGCGCTCTCGTCGAAGCAAATGGCGGGCGCATCTGGGCGGAGTCGGCGGGCGTGGGGGACGGAAGCGCCTTCACCTTCACCCTGCCCATCGCAAAATAA